Below is a window of 'Nostoc azollae' 0708 DNA.
AATGGCAATAGAGTGAGAGAATAAAGTTTTGTAAAGAAGATAAAAGAAAAGAAAATTTAATGATTTAAAAATTAAATTAGAACAGAAGAAGAAATGATTTAATCACAACAGGAGTTGTGGATAATTCTGTTGTGAAATCAAAGCTTCAAAAAATGGAAATTCAAAACCTATACCATTGAGGCATAGTAGCAGGAATAATAGACGCCATAGGAGTAGTAGAAATAATCGTTGAAATTGGAGAGAACGTAAGTCCGGGTGATGTAGTAAAACCCATGATAATCAACGGGTTAGGATTTGTATAGAAACCGTTATATATGTTTCCCCAGTATTTTGAAACAATAGCCTGTGACCATCTAATAGGACCAGGAGTAAAACCAGAATATCTCAAGGACGATAAACTGGGGAGAGTCATGGATAAACTATTTATAAAAGGATTGGATAGAATATTTTTTCTTGTCGCCTTAAAAGCAGCCCAAAAATTTGGAGTATCCCTATGAGCAGGGCATCTAGACTCATCATAAATGCACATACATTAGCAATATAATACCAGCTTACCAGAAGTAGTATTTGAGAGTCAAAAAGTAGGAAATAATCAAGAAATAGAAGAATTAGCAGTAAAATCAGCAAAAGAGATAACCATCACCTACGGTTATTCTGGTGACCATAGACCGGAGTTAAAACAGTTCATTATAGAAATGATATGTTCAGGAGATGGAGACATACCAATATATATTTTTAATACTAGCATCGGGAAACCAAGCAGATTCATCATGCTTTGGTAAAATAGCAGTAGAGTACCAAAAACAATTAAAAGTTAACTAAAAGTTAACAGTCTCATAGTAGCAGACTGGGCCTTATATACAGAATCAAATCTGAAAATGATGTCAGATTTAAGCTGGTTATGTCCAGTGCTATTAAGCATAAAATCAGCACAATGATGAATATCAACATTACCAGAACCAGAATTGGTTGATAGTAACTTACCCGGATATAAACTAGCTTCAAAAACAGTAAATTATCCAGGAATAGAACAAAGATGGTTAGTAGTACAAAGTCAAGAAAGAAGAGAATCAGATCTGGGTAAACTCTCACAAAAAATTACCAAGGCACAATCAAAAGCTGTGCAAGATTTGAAAAAGTTATCACCAGAAAAATTTGCTTGTGAGGCTGATGCTATCAAGGGGTTATCTAAACTATTCAAACAATTCAAATATCACCAAATTAACCAGAGTAAAGTTACTCAAATCAAATCTAAGACAAAAGATAGTTCAGGAGAGATATCCTCTGAAATATCAGCTAGAGTCTCCCATAATGAAAGTGAAATTAATACAGAATTTCTGAGGGCAGGGCCTTTTATTATTGCTACAAACCTTTTGGATTCCAATGAACTTACCCATGACTCCATCTTGAGTGAATATAAAGCTCAATATAAAGCTCAACAGTCTTGCCAGAGAGGGTTTGCTTTTCTCAAAGACCCATTATTTTTTGCAGACAGTATTTTCCTAAAAAGTCCAGAGAGAATAGAGTCTCTGGGAATGATTATGGGTTTATGTCTGCTGGTTTATACTTTAGGGCAACGACAAATTAGAACCCCTTTGAGAGAGTCTAAATCAACAGTAAAAAATCAATTGGGCAAACCAACTGACCGCCCCACTTTACGCTGGATTTTTCCATGCTTTTAGTCTATTTATTTAGTTACACTTAACCAAGAAAAATACATCTCTCACTGGACTCAAGAGAGAGATTTCATTGTGAATCTTTTACCATATCATTGTTTTCCCTACTATCAATTGCTTACCTAATTTTTCTCTCTATTAATTTAATTCCCATCGAAAAATAACCTAATTTATTTGATTTATAGCTCTATTTTACTATGTCCATAATTTCTTTTTTTACTTCAATCTATTAGTCTAAGTTATGATTGACTCTTGAATATCTTCATTTATCTGTTGACTCCTCTGGGCGGTGTTCTTTCTTATTGCTCCTTATTGAGGATAGCTTTTGATGCTATTTTTGGTGCTTTACTGTTTCTCCAATGCCTTTTTTCACTGCATATGTTTCTTTTTATGCTCCCTTGGATTTTTTCTCTCCGTAATTTCTCTCTGTGGGAGTTTAGGGTGCCGAATGTGGGTTATAAGGTGTGGTAATAAATCCTTCTCCTATATAAGCTTTGTCTCCCAAGAATCCTTGTTTGGCATCTAGCTTTTGGCGAGTATTTCTAAGTAGTTTAATATCGCTTATATTACCTAATTCTCCAATATAAATATCAACTATATATTCACCTCCTGGCAATACTCTAAATTGATTTTTTAGAGTGTGTATTTTCTTCTCGCCTGAATAATATTTTTCCTGCTATTGATAGTCACCTAGTCTTTCTATAGCTTTTTCCGCACTATCTATTATTAATTTATACTGACTCAGTCCTTCCCATAGTTCTTGATACTTTAACTCATCTTTTTTTGCTTCTTGTATTTGGGAGACAGGTAAAATTTCCCTCAGAATTTCTACCCAATAATTAAGTGTGTTATTTGCTTTTGTCCTCCATAGGTCAAACAATAATCATAGAATTTCAAATGTTGGCTTCTGTCTAAGGTCTACTAGGCATACACATATTACCTCCTTTGAGGTCATTTCTGCTTTACGTCCTCCTCCAGACGCTATTAACCTGATTTCTCTTTTTTCAATTTCTGCTTGTTTCTCTAGATGCCTTTTTTCTGCTAATGCTACTAATGTGATAAAGTCTTCATACTTAATCACAATTAATATCTTTGATTGCTAGGGGTATAATTATATTCTTCCTAGGGGACTTGTCATTATTGATATACACAGTTACATTCTTTCTGTTTATTTTCCCACAAAATTTCTTTTAAAGATAGGTCTATTATACATAGATTTTATACAAAATTAAGATTAAGCTACATAGAATTAAGATTTCCAGAATAATTTACCACAGATGCACGCAGATAACTGCAGATAAAGACGGATGAACTAGTTACCTGTCACCGATAACCTAATTCTGAAGTTCTTAATTCACAATTATCTATGATGCAATTGATGATACCGATTGGATTTATTTTAGCTCGCTTACTAGCTGGATTAATTGGTGAAAAGGTTTGTCTTCGAAAGCTCAACACATTTGTTGCTAATAAACAAATCCCTCGTAGTGAGATGATATTTTTATCACTGCACAGAATGACATTTATTTAGTTTGTTTTCGCAGGTTTTTTTCGGGCTATTCTGAGTTCTCCTCTTAAACCAGATATTATCAATGTTAGTTATGCGAAAATTCCTGACGATAATTTTGCTTGATTGGGTGACGTTAGTTTTGGCTAGACTAACATCTGGTTTTGTAACTTTATTCGTGCATAGAACTGAAGGAGTTTCTAAATCACTACTTTCTAATCTGGCTAAAATTGCAGTTCTAGTTTTGGCAAAGTTAATATTATTGCAAACTGTGGGTATTCAAGTTACTCCCATAGTGACGACATTAGGAATTGGAGGTTTAGCAGTAGGTTTAGCTCTCCAGGATACTCTGGCTAATTTATTTTCTGGTTTTTATTTGGTTATTTCTAAACAGGTGAGAACTGGAAATTATCTAAAATCAGATGATAGTCATCAGGCTTATGTCACAGATATTACTTGCCGAAATACGACGATCAAGGAAATTTCTAATAATGTGATTATTGTTCCTAATTCTAAGTTGGCTTCGGCGATTTTTACAAAATACCATCTTCCTGCTAAAGAAATTACTTTGACTATGAATGTGGGTGTAAGCTACGATAGCGATTTGGATTTAGTAGAAAGAGTAACTGTGGAAGTTGCTAAAGAGGTGATGCAAGAAATTGCACCAGAATTAATTGAAAATTAACCTTATATGAGCTTTCATACTTTTAATGATTTTAGTATTTATTTTACTCTTTATATGCGTGTCAGCGAATTTCTCGACCAGCGAGTTGGTAAACATTTGTTTGTAAAGACGCCACATAAACACTATCAGCAAGAAGGAATTCAAATTCTTTTTCCTGTTTGAGATATTTATATGCACAATAACTGAATTAATACTGCGGATTTTTGTGAATACAGGTATAACTATATGCTAATTCATACCAATCAAATTTGAAGTTTGTCTACGTAAATTGATTTGAAGTTTTCTGGGAAAAACTAGGAATAGATTATATACTGATGTATCTCTCAAGCAGGTTTTGAAAGTTACAGTTACTCATGGGTAAACTTGTATGTATAGAGTTGATATTGAAATTCAACAGGTAAATTATGGTAATCCCCATGTAACTCAATATAATAGACCTATTGCAAAATTGTTTCTGTGGTATGATAGAGAGTTTTAGATTTTATGTATTTTTGTTGTTATTTGCGATCGCTAATTCAAAGATAACCGTGTAACTCTAACCTTTTGCTAAAATAAAGATAACCCCCATTATAACATAAAATTAATTCTGCAAGAGGTCTAATGTATTTGTAGAAATTGAAAAACGCAATAATCCAGCCGCAGGAGTAGCTTTAGCTGGTTTACTGATTGCAACTGGACAATATATATAGTCAGAGTGGCATTTTCCGCAGAGTTTGTAAATTGGGTTGTGAGTTTTACTCAATATGATTTAATTCTATTGTTTTGTTTAGGTTCCTAGTAGGAATTCCTTGGTTAGCAGATTTAATTTTAGTTCCTGGTGTGAAAATTTCTGACGAAATTGTAAATCAAGAAATACCAAATGTGGGTGCAGGTTTAATAGAGGCTTTTGCGTATATTGCTGCTTCTTTTGTAATTACTTGGTGCTTTTAAAAGTTATCAGTTTCTGGTCTTATTAAATGGGGGCTAAAGTCTTCTAACTAGTGATAGATAAATAATGCTACTTATTTATCTATTCAGAATTGCTGATTTCTTTTGCGAGTATCTGTGTTAAAAGTTGCGCTTTTGCTAAATTCTCTTGTTGAGAATCACATATATGAATATCAATTGTCACTTTATTTTCTTCTGGACAAAAGTGCAGTACTATATGAGATTCTGACAATAAAACAACTGCTGATACTCCTTGTGATTGAAATGCAAAAGGTAGTTCACGAAAGCTAGTTCACGAACTACGGTTAGTCCAGCAGTGTTAGCAGCTTTTTTTAAAACTTCTATAAAATCTGTTTTCTGCCAACTAATGACAATTTGTGTAACTGGTAGAACTGCAGAGAAATGATGAGATTTAATCACTTTCTGAAATGGAAAAGTTTTAAGTAAAGAAAGGGTGTAGGGAGTAGAGGGGCAGGGGAGCAGGGGAAAATTGATCAACGCCTTCTCTCACCTGTCATGTCTGGTTTAACTGGCCTGATGGTATATTTGGAAGCGAAATCAGCTGCTTCACCAGCACTCACCATTGCTCTGTATAATAATGCACAAACTTCTGCTCTGGTAGCAACTTTTTTACCATTCAGCAATTTAATATTAGGAAAGTTGACAACTACACCATTTTGTGTTAGGGCAGCGATGAAATTACGGTGTTCGCTTTTGATGCTGGAGGCATCGTTATAAATTGATACGATATCTTTTATGGAGCCGGTGAATTTATAATTCAATCCCTTGGCTAATGTGATTAAAACATCTAAGCGAGTAAGCTTTCGTGTGGGGTTGAAGTTTTTCCTATCAAGATCAAGGATGGTGAAAAAGCCCATTTCATAAGTTTCACGGATGGCATCTTCAGCCCAATATCCTTTAGGAATATCTCTAAAGGCTATTGCTGGACGAATTTTGCTTTTGATAAAGGTTTTTTGCAACAGGGTGGCTAATTGGGCGCGTGTGACTGGGGCATTAGGTCGAAAAGTACCATCGGGGAAACCCTCGATAATTTCCATTGCTGCTAATTCAGCGATATAGTCTTTAGCCCAGTAGTCTTTGGAGATATCGGAAAATGTGACTTGGATACCTTTGGCTACACCTATTGAACGATATTTACTCAATAACTGGCTGAGTTGATATGTCGGGTTATTGCTAAGTTGAGTTAGCTGTACTAAAGTGCCAGGAACGGCTGTTATAGCTTTTGCTAGGTTTGAATCAACGGTGCTAATGGATTTTCCTACTAAGGCGAAATCTCCTTCGCTGAAGGATACAGGATAAACGCTGGTTTTAGCTACGTTGGAAAATCCTGCGGCTTGGTATTGGGTGATTTTAATGTTTTCCGAAGTTTCGAGAAAGGTAACTTTTTGCTTATGGAGTCGGGTGAAGTAATCGTAGCTAATGGTGGCATCTCTGTCAACGATGCTATCTTCGTTGTTATCAACGCCATAAAAGACACGAACTACTTGATCTTGTATGGGGTTGGCGGATAAAATCAAGTTGACGGCTGTATGGTAGGGTAAGCACGCAAATTCTGTGTAGCCAATAAAACGATTTCGGGTATCATACAATCTTACAACTATGCGATCACCCAATTTAAACCCATTCACAAATTTGGCTTTCTGCTTAATTTTATATTTGTAATCACCTAAAAATCTTTCTTTATTAAACCTGTTACCATGTTTATCTTTAATGGAAACACGGGCAATTACTTCGGAAATTGTTCCTCCTGGTTGCCAAATATAAAGAGTAAATCCTGATTTTTCCCTCTTTACAGTGGTAGCAGTAGTAGTAGTTACAGTTTCCCCTCCAATAGTTGTTGTCCTATCTGTATCTACTACTTCACGAGTAGGTTTTTGTGCTAAAAGCTGCTGACTATCACCACTAGGTTTTGATGTGACTGTAGCAGATAAATGTGATGCTGCCAAAGTATAATGTGTTACCGACAACCCTATAACAGAAACTGCGGCAATAGCGACTTTCCTAAAATGAGTCAGTATACTTAGAATCATAGTATTCATATCACACCGTACTTATGCACCTAGAATGTTAAGTAGGTAATAAGCTTACTTAACTGATTGCTTTTTTATCTAGGTAAAACTTACAGGTGATAGTGTACGTCATATATCGCTTTTTCCATAATTTTTTGTCCAGAATGCCAGGAGGATTATCATAAAGAGATAATACTTTAGGAATCTTAACTAATGACGACCATAACAAGCCAGAATTTACAACCATTGGAAAAACAGCTTTGGACTTGGCGAGATTACAGCATTCAATATACTGTGATGGGTAGTGGTCAGCCGTTGGTACTGATTCACGGTTTTGGTGCTTCCATTGGTCACTGGCGCAAAAATATTCCGGTTTTAGCTGATGTTGGTTATCAGGTCTTTGCTTTGGATTTGTTGGGTTTTGGTGGTTCTGATAAAGCAGCCATAGATTATAGCATGGAAGTCTGGGCAGAACTATTAAAAGATTTTTGGAATGCACATATCCAAACACCAGCGATATTTATTGGGAATTCCATTGGCGCACTTTTGAGTTTAATTGTGTTAGCAGAATACCCAGAAATTGCTACTGGTGGTGTGTTAATCAACTGTGCGGGTGGTTTGAGTCACCGTCCCAATGAACTGAACCCAGTTCTCCGAGTTGTCATGGCCACTTTTAATAAGTTGGTAGCTAACCCTATCACTGGTAAATTCGTGTTTAACCGCATTCGCCAAAAATCGCAAATTCGTCGCACATTGTATCAAGTATATTGCGATCACCATGCAGTAACTGGTGAACTCGTTGATTTACTCTATACACCATCCTGTGATCCAGGAGCGCAACAAGTTTTTGCTTCCATCCTCACTGCACCTCCCGGCCCCACTCCAGAGGAGTTATTGCTTAAGGTACAATATCCTTTATTAGTAATTTGGGGTGCTAATGATCCTTGGACACCAATTACTGGGGCTCAGATTTATGAAGAGGCGCGTGAAAATGGCAAAGATATCAAAATTGTGCCTATTCCTGGTGTCGGTCATTGTCCCCATGACGAAGTTCCAGAAGTTGTCAATGCTCAAATTATAGATTGGTTAGCACAAAAAGTTTTGGAGTCGGTAGGGTAAAACACAAAAACCATCTGGAATTGGTAATTGGTAATTGGTAATTGATAATTAGAGAAAAACATTACCCATTACCTAATTCCTATCTCTAGAAGGGATGATAAGTAGGTAGACACAAATAAACATAACTATGTAACGAAATGTAAATTACTTTGAACCCTTGGGATTGCTGGATTCCCCTTTGCTGCATTCCCCATGACATAGTTATGAATTTTTCCGCCCACCTACTTACTTTTTTCTGAATTTTGTCTTGACAATACCCGAGGTATGTGTGTCTATGATAGAATTCAATGTAAATCATGGAGATGAAAGGACTAATTCCTACAATCATTATCCAGATTTTTCTGCAGTTGGCTATCAAGTCATTAAAGAGTTAGGACGCAACTCAGAAGGAGGACGCATTACTTATTTAGCTAATCACATGAACTCTCAGCAAAAAGTAGTAATTAAAGAATTTTGTTTTGCGGATATAACGGCTGACTGGTCTGGTGTGAAAGCCTATGAAAGGGAAATTCAACTTTTGCAACTATTGGATGCTCCCCGCATCCCTCGTTATCTAAATTATTTTGAAAAATCTGGTTTTTTCTATCTCATCCAGGAATATAAAAAAGCCCCATCTTTAGGTTCAAAACGCTGCTCTTATCCTGAAGAAGTCAAACAAATTACTTTGTGAATTTTAGATATTTTGGTTTATCTACAAAAACATACACCTCCGATTATTCATCGAGATATTAAACCAGAAAATATTTTAGTAGATAAAAAATTAAACATTTATCTTGTTGATTTTGGGTTAGCGAAACTCCAAGATACTAAAGTAGATTTGAGTACCTTTGTAGCAGGTACTCCTGGATTCATACCACCAGAAGAACAATTTGGTCATGGGTTAACAGAAGCTTCAGATTTATATAGTTTAGGTGCAACATTAATTTGCTTACTAACTAATACCCATGCTAAAGATATCGGTCAATTAATGGATGACAACTATGGCTTCAATTGTCAGAAATTACTTCCTCATCTCAGTCTAAGTTTTCGGTCATGGTTAAGAAAAATGGTAGAACCTAACCAGAAACAACGCTATACTAATGCTGCGGATGCTTTAAAGGAACTCAAGCCAATTCGTCTGCTTACTTCAGGAAAAAAGATAGATTATTTAGTTTCAGCAATAGATCATAAAGAAACTATAGCTATGCTAGGGTTAGCTACTCTGGGAATATTAGCTACACTAGGAACTAATTTGATGGTTTATCAACCTGGTAATGCTATTAATTCCAATGCTCAATTTAAGCTAAATATCACAGATAATATTCCTAAAATGCGTTAAGTCTTGAAGTAAGTATTCAGATATCACCAGTCAGATTTTTCAGGCTAACGCCAAAAATACCTATTTGATAATTAACTAATTTCTCAAACATTCTGACTCCTGACTCCTGAATTCCTACGTGTTTTACGCACTATCTTTATTTTATCTTTGGTTGACTGTTAATCTGTATTTTTTGCACTAGTTGCTTGTACTTCCTCAACTAATAAACCCAAAGCTTCGGCTATTTGTTCCACACTCAAACCCATTTGTAATAATTTGGGTATGGCATCTTCTCTAGCTTTTTCTGCTTGTTCAGCCTGTTGTTTTTCTTTATCTACCTGTTGAGCAATTTCTGCGTAAGTTAAAAATGGTCTACCCTCAGGATGATAAAGCTGTAAAGTCTCCTCACCTAATAGAAACCGAATTTTTCAACGCGGACTCACAAAGTCTATTATTTCAGAAATGAAATCCAAACCATCTTCACCTCTTAACCAACCTTGGAGATGACTTTCTTCAGGATCATATCATATATAATAGTATTCTTGCACTCCATAACGATCATAGAAAAGTAATTTTCTCTCTATTTCCGATTTTGTATTGCTGGGAGAAAGAATTTCAAATACTACTTGAGGTGGAATATTATCTTCTTGCCATTTGTAGATAGGAAAGTCTATCTTTTTTTTGTCTACCTAAGACCACTAATACATCAGGTGCAGTGACAATGGTGTTTTTTCCTTCCACTGGATACCAAGATCAATCTCCAGCAACAAATACATTTGGGTCATCAGCAAAAAGATAATCTAAGTTTTGCTGAATTTCTACTAACCAGCGAAATTGAATAGTATTGTTTGACACCGGTTGTCCGTCGCAATCTGGGTAAATGACTTCTGGCTGGCTTGGGGCTGAGATTTGCAAAACCATAACTCTATCGTCAACAAGATTTTAGTATTAATATGTTCAAGTTAACAGATGATCTTGCCTGTCTCCTAGCATATCTTGAATAAAAATAGTATTATTAAGAACTGTTTCACAGTGCAACTTTCTCCTAGCCTGTCAATATGTCAGAACACCTAGCAACATCTTTAAATCATCGTCTTCCTTACCCCGACAACAGCCAGAATACTATTCGGATTCGGGGTGCTAGGCAGCATAATCTGAAAAATATTGATTTAGAACTACCTCGCGATCGCTTGATTGTCTTTACCGGCGTTTCTGGTTCTGGTAAGTCGTCTTTGGCGTTTGATACCATCTTTGCAGAAGGTCAGCGGCGTTATGTGGAATCTCTCAGCGCCTATGCTCGGCAATTTTTGGGACAGTTGGATAAACCTGATGTGGAAGCGATTGAAGGTTTAAGTCCCGCGATTTCCATTGATCAAAAATCAACTTCCCATAATCCTCGTTCGACGGTGGGAACGGTAACGGAAATTTATGATTATCTGCGCTTGTTATATGGTCGTGCTGGTGAACCCCATTGTCCTAAATGCGATCGCTGTATTTCTCCCCAAACCATTGACGAGATGTGCGATCGCATCATGGAACTTCCAGACCGCACCCGTTTCCAAATTCTCGCACCTGTCGTCCGGGGGAAAAAGGGAACTCACGGCAAATTATTATCTAGTTTAGCCGCACAAGGATTTGGCAGGATTAAGGTCAATGGAGAGGTTTTAGAACTATCTGACTTCATTGAGTTAGATAAAAATATTACACATAATATAGAACTGGTTATTGATAGGTTAGTTAAAAAAGACGGTATTCAAGAGCGTTTAGTTGATTCTCTCACCACCTGCCTTAACCAATCCAACGGGATTTCTATAATCGAAGTATTAAATCATACCTGCCATAAAGTAAAGCAGGAGGTACCACATAGTAAGTATATATCAAATGGGGGAGAAAATCAAGATATTTCCGCACAAGAATTAGCATCAGAAATGGTATTTTCAGAAAACTTTGCTTGTCCAGAACATGGTGCAATTATGGAAGAATTATCACCACGTTTGTTTTCTTTTAATTCTCCCTATGGTGCTTGTTCCCATTGTCATGGCATTGGGACTTTAAAAAGATTTTCTCCAGAACTGGTCATACCTAACCAAGATTCGCCCATGTATGCTGCGCTCGCACCTTGGTCAGAAAAAGAAAATTCCTACTATTTAGAATTACTGTATAGTTTAGGACAAGCCTATGGATTTGAATTACAGACCCAGTGGAGCAAATT
It encodes the following:
- a CDS encoding S-adenosylmethionine decarboxylase, which codes for MSESHIVLHFCPEENKVTIDIHICDSQQENLAKAQLLTQILAKEISNSE
- a CDS encoding Uma2 family endonuclease, with the protein product MDFPIYKWQEDNIPPQVVFEILSPSNTKSEIERKLLFYDRYGVQEYYYI
- a CDS encoding C4-dicarboxylate ABC transporter codes for the protein MNIFIYLLTPLGGVLSYCSLLRIAFDAIFGALLFLQCLFSLHMFLFMLPWIFSLRNFSLWEFRVPNVGYKVW
- a CDS encoding S-layer homology domain-containing protein, translating into MNTMILSILTHFRKVAIAAVSVIGLSVTHYTLAASHLSATVTSKPSGDSQQLLAQKPTREVVDTDRTTTIGGETVTTTTATTVKREKSGFTLYIWQPGGTISEVIARVSIKDKHGNRFNKERFLGDYKYKIKQKAKFVNGFKLGDRIVVRLYDTRNRFIGYTEFACLPYHTAVNLILSANPIQDQVVRVFYGVDNNEDSIVDRDATISYDYFTRLHKQKVTFLETSENIKITQYQAAGFSNVAKTSVYPVSFSEGDFALVGKSISTVDSNLAKAITAVPGTLVQLTQLSNNPTYQLSQLLSKYRSIGVAKGIQVTFSDISKDYWAKDYIAELAAMEIIEGFPDGTFRPNAPVTRAQLATLLQKTFIKSKIRPAIAFRDIPKGYWAEDAIRETYEMGFFTILDLDRKNFNPTRKLTRLDVLITLAKGLNYKFTGSIKDIVSIYNDASSIKSEHRNFIAALTQNGVVVNFPNIKLLNGKKVATRAEVCALLYRAMVSAGEAADFASKYTIRPVKPDMTGERRR
- a CDS encoding alpha/beta fold hydrolase; this translates as MTTITSQNLQPLEKQLWTWRDYSIQYTVMGSGQPLVLIHGFGASIGHWRKNIPVLADVGYQVFALDLLGFGGSDKAAIDYSMEVWAELLKDFWNAHIQTPAIFIGNSIGALLSLIVLAEYPEIATGGVLINCAGGLSHRPNELNPVLRVVMATFNKLVANPITGKFVFNRIRQKSQIRRTLYQVYCDHHAVTGELVDLLYTPSCDPGAQQVFASILTAPPGPTPEELLLKVQYPLLVIWGANDPWTPITGAQIYEEARENGKDIKIVPIPGVGHCPHDEVPEVVNAQIIDWLAQKVLESVG
- a CDS encoding protein kinase domain-containing protein, giving the protein MVYLQKHTPPIIHRDIKPENILVDKKLNIYLVDFGLAKLQDTKVDLSTFVAGTPGFIPPEEQFGHGLTEASDLYSLGATLICLLTNTHAKDIGQLMDDNYGFNCQKLLPHLSLSFRSWLRKMVEPNQKQRYTNAADALKELKPIRLLTSGKKIDYLVSAIDHKETIAMLGLATLGILATLGTNLMVYQPGNAINSNAQFKLNITDNIPKMR
- a CDS encoding DUF350 domain-containing protein, with the translated sequence MFRFLVGIPWLADLILVPGVKISDEIVNQEIPNVGAGLIEAFAYIAASFVITWCF